One Centroberyx gerrardi isolate f3 chromosome 2, fCenGer3.hap1.cur.20231027, whole genome shotgun sequence DNA window includes the following coding sequences:
- the hdhd2 gene encoding haloacid dehalogenase-like hydrolase domain-containing protein 2: MAGRRALKAVLIDLSGTLHVEDTAVPGAQEALNRLRQASVAVKFVTNTTKECKRNLLERLQRLNFDLQEREIFTSLSAARNLLEQKQHRPLLLVEDSALEDFTGIDTSDPNAVVVGLAPDHFNYQTLNKAFRLILDGAPLIAIHKARYYKRKDGLALGPGPFVTGLEYATDCKATVVGKPEQTFFTQALAELGCSPNEAVMIGDDARDDVGGAQNAGMLGILVRTGKYRAGDENKINPPPHLTCDSFPDAVEHILKTLL; the protein is encoded by the exons ATGGCGGGCAGGCGGGCGCTGAAGGCCGTGCTCATCGACCTGAGCGGGACGCTGCATGTGGAGGACACAGCGGTGCCGGGAGCGCAGGAGGCTCTGAACAG GTTACGCCAGGCGTCTGTAGCAGTGAAGTTTGTGACAAACACAACCAAGGAGTGCAAGAGGAACTTACTGGAGCGGCTGCAGCGTCTCAACTTTGACCTCCAG gagagagagatcttCACCTCCCTGAGTGCAGCGAGGAATCTGCTGGAGCAGAAACAACACAGACcgctgctgctggtggaggaCAGCGCACTGGAGGACTTCACTG gaATAGACACATCAGATCCCAACGCCGTCGTCGTCGGCCTCGCTCCTGACCACTTCAACTACCAGACTCTCAACAAGGCTTTCAG ACTGATTCTGGACGGCGCTCCTCTCATTGCCATCCATAAGGCTCGGTATTATAAACGTAAAGACGGTTTGGCCCTCGGCCCCGGGCCGTTCGTGACGGGACTGGAGTACGCCACCGACTGCAAAGCTACTGTAGTGGGAAAGCCTGAacagacatttttcacacaG GCTCTGGCTGAATTAGGATGTAGCCCCAATGAAGCTGTCATGATAGGAGAT GACGCCAGAGATGATGTGGGCGGGGCTCAGAACGCAGGAATGCTGGGTATTCTGGTCAGAACGG gtAAATACAGAGCAGGAGACGAGAATAAAATCAACCCTCCTCCCCACCTGACATGTGACAGTTTCCCCGACGCTGTGGAACACatcctgaagactctgctgtaa
- the katnal2 gene encoding katanin p60 ATPase-containing subunit A-like 2: MMELSYQSMKTANQAREADELRTETRRKSLLILIYHHLLEQGYMDAAAALDQETNVGLRRFEVCDNIDLETVLMEYESYYYIKFHKFPKLTRRTAEPVETRLVRSCSRKRTPCTAVKPLPKISPSRRPQSGSVTKRPESKTLLKDNGFSFPPESSEFGLNVSSISRNLAAGEGAANRKGQLTDCKLMIHDAVKGAGSDSDHMERLLKPLSAFSGMNSEMRELAAVISRDIYLHNPNVRWEDIIGLEDAKRLVKEAVVYPIKYPQLFTGILSPWKGLLLYGPPGTGKTLLAKAVATECNTTFFNISASSIVSKWRGDSEKLVRVLFELARYHAPSTIFLDELESVMGQRGTSMGGEHEGSRRMKTELLVQMDGLARSDDLVFVLAASNLPWELDHAMLRRLEKRILVGLPSEPARQAMISHWLPPLSSTGGVELRTELDYETLAKETEGYSGSDIRLVCKEAAMRPVRKIFDALESHQEGNSDMPAIKLETVATADFLEVIAHTKPSARNLTDRYTAWEREYESV; encoded by the exons ATGATGGAGCTTTCGTATCAATCCATGAAAACCGCCAATCAAGCCCGCGAGGCG GATGAGCTGAGGACAGAAACCAGGAGGAAgagcctcctcatcctcatctacCACCACCTTCTGGAACAAgg cTACATGGACGCAGCAGCGGCCTTGGACCAGGAGACGAATGTGGGTCTGAGGAGGTTCGAGGTTTGCGATAACATCGACCTGGAGACAGTGCTGATGGAGTACGAGAGCTACTACTACATCAAGTTCCACAAGTTCCCCAAACTCACCAGGAGAACGGCAGAACCAG TTGAGACCAGACTGGTgagaagctgcagcaggaagag GACTCCCTGTACGGCTGTGAAGCCCCTTCCCAAGATCAGCCCGTCCCGCAGGCCGCAGTCAGGAAGTGTCACCAAGAGGCCCGAGTCCAAGACGCTGCTCAAGGAT AATggcttctccttccctcccgaGTCGTCAGAGTTCGGTCTCAACGTTTCCTCCATCAGCAGAAATCTAGCAGCTGGGGAGGGAGCCGCCAACAGGAAG gGCCAGCTGACTGACTGCAAACTTATGATCCACGACGCTGTCAAAGGAGCTGGCAGCGACTCAGACCATATG GAACGTCTGCTGAAGCCCCTCAGTGCCTTCTCTGGAATGAACAGTGAGATGAGAGAACTGGCTGCAGTCATCAGCAgg GACATCTATTTGCACAACCCCAACGTGCGGTGGGAGGACATCATCGGCCTGGAGGACGCCAAGCGATTAGTCAAAGAGGCCGTCGTCTATCCCATTAAG taCCCCCAGTTGTTCACAGGCATCCTGTCTCCGTGGAAAGGCCTGCTGCTCTACGGCCCTCCAG gtaccgGTAAGACGCTGCTGGCCAAGGCGGTGGCCACAGAGTGTAACACCACCTTCTTCAACATCTCAGCCTCCAGCATCGTCAGCAAGTGGAGAGGAGACTCAGAGAAGCTGGTCAGG gtgctGTTTGAGCTGGCCAGGTACCACGCTCCGTCCACCATCTTCCTGGATGAGCTGGAGTCGGTGATGGGCCAGAGAGGAACCAGCATGGG AGGAGAGCATGAAGGCAGCCGCAGGATGAAGACGGAGCTGCTGGTTCAGATGGACGGACTCGCAAGATCAGACGACCTGGTGTTCGTACTGGCTGCCTCCAACCTGCCATG GGAGTTGGACCACGCCATGCTGAGGAGGTTGGAGAAGAGGATTCTGGTTGGTCTTCCCTCGGAGCCCGCCCGCCAAGCCATGATCTCTCATTGGCTGCCGCCTCTCAGCTCCACAGGAGGGGTGGAGCTACGGACTGAACTGGACTACGAAACCCTGGCGAAG gagacAGAGGGCTACTCTGGCTCTGATATCAGACTGGTGTGTAAGGAGGCCGCCATGAGACCCGTCCGTAAGATCTTTGATGCTCTGGAGTCACACCAGGAGG GGAACTCGGACATGCCTGCCATCAAGCTGGAAACCGTGGCAACCGCCGACTTCCTGGAAGTGATAGCTCACACCAAGCCCTCGGCCCGGAACCTGACCGACAGATACACCGCCTGGGAGAGAGAGTACGAGTCCGTCTGA
- the sigmar1 gene encoding sigma non-opioid intracellular receptor 1, whose product MSVLNTSLKLIVFAGFTVLTVLLLRHWMATKQYVFNKEDVAKLAKQYAGQDHEQAFSKVVVELRKRYPGHILPDEDLQWVFVNAGGWMGSMCLLHASLTEYVLLFGTAVDTGGHSGRYWAEISDTIISGTFRQWKEGTTKSEIYYPGDTIVHGVGEATSVQWSAGTWMVEYGRGFIPSTLGFALADTLFSTQDFLTMFYTVRVYVKGMLLEAGTLLTEAGVF is encoded by the exons ATGTCTGTGCTTAACACGAGTTTAAAACTCATTGTGTTCGCCGGATTCACCGTGCTGaccgtgctgctgctgcggcacTGGATGGCCACCAAGCAGTATGTTTTCAACAAAGAAGACGTCGCGAAATTGGCCAAACAGTACGCAG gtcaggacCATGAACAGGCCTTCTCCAAGGTGGTGGTGGAGCTCAGAAAGAg GTACCCCGGCCACATCCTGCCAGACGAGGACCTGCAGTGGGTGTTTGTGAACGCGGGCGGCTGGATGGGCTCCATGTGTCTGCTGCACGCCTCGCTCACTGAGTACGTGCTGCTGTTTGGCACCGCTGTGGACACAGGAGGACActcag gtcGTTACTGGGCAGAGATTTCTGACACCATCATCTCCGGCACCTTCAGACAGTGGAAGGAGGGAACTACTAAGAGCGAAATATACTATCCTG GTGACACCATCGTTCACGGCGTAGGAGAGGCCACGTCAGTGCAGTGGAGCGCCGGCACGTGGATGGTGGAGTACGGCCGCGGGTTCATCCCGTCCACGCTGGGCTTCGCTCTGGCGGACACGCTGTTCAGCACCCAGGACTTCCTCACCATGTTCTACACTGTGCGCGTCTACGTCAAGGGCATGCTGCTGGAGGCCGGCACGCTGCTCACAGAGGCCGGGGTTTTCTGA